In one Candidatus Nitronereus thalassa genomic region, the following are encoded:
- a CDS encoding outer membrane protein assembly factor BamD: MKPRKIYFRVVGTILLAGLLAGGCSSTPEKETVSQDVPLSGTDEQIFVGDTIEMNYDPNVIMKRAESFHDKEGYAEAIVEYQHFLDLHGNHVLAPYAQYRLALSHFKMIQTIDRDISPIEKARNEFIELMQKHPASQYEAEARIKIGECEDLLAQHHLFVAEFYYKKEAYLAAAQRYKMIIDSYPHLDAAAEAKYELAKTYNDLGVPDWSRDWLVALVREHPQHKLRNDGLKMLASIQKEHPNLVVAQNLGTLDTNLLTTSFLPLNQSAPIVPSAKNSHQGTTAQHKPSHTECAIGSWCETSGSIDSSSISANHSSTPAPITCQTGTWCE, from the coding sequence ATGAAACCAAGAAAAATTTACTTCAGAGTCGTCGGAACTATCCTATTGGCTGGTCTACTGGCAGGCGGTTGTTCAAGCACGCCAGAAAAGGAAACCGTCTCTCAAGACGTTCCTCTCAGTGGAACCGATGAACAGATCTTTGTTGGGGATACCATTGAAATGAACTACGACCCCAATGTCATCATGAAACGAGCCGAATCATTTCACGATAAAGAAGGCTATGCCGAAGCCATCGTCGAATACCAACACTTTTTAGATCTTCATGGCAACCACGTGCTCGCACCTTACGCCCAGTACCGACTCGCACTCAGCCACTTCAAAATGATCCAAACGATTGACCGCGATATCAGCCCCATTGAAAAAGCCCGTAATGAGTTTATTGAACTGATGCAAAAGCATCCAGCTAGCCAATACGAAGCCGAAGCCCGAATTAAGATCGGCGAATGCGAAGACCTCTTGGCCCAACACCATTTATTTGTCGCGGAATTTTATTATAAAAAAGAAGCCTATCTCGCAGCCGCCCAGCGTTATAAAATGATCATTGACTCCTATCCTCATTTGGACGCGGCGGCAGAAGCTAAATACGAATTGGCTAAAACCTACAATGATTTAGGTGTGCCAGATTGGTCTCGGGACTGGCTGGTCGCTTTAGTTCGAGAACATCCCCAACACAAATTACGCAATGATGGCTTAAAAATGTTAGCCAGCATTCAAAAAGAACACCCCAATCTTGTCGTCGCGCAAAACCTGGGAACGTTGGACACCAACCTTCTCACGACCAGTTTTCTTCCCTTGAACCAATCAGCCCCGATTGTCCCTTCTGCAAAAAATTCCCATCAGGGAACAACCGCCCAACACAAACCCTCGCACACCGAATGTGCCATAGGATCTTGGTGTGAAACCTCTGGCTCGATCGATTCGAGTTCTATTTCCGCAAACCATTCCTCGACTCCAGCACCTATAACCTGCCAAACAGGAACCTGGTGCGAATAA
- a CDS encoding cytochrome c biogenesis CcdA family protein, translating into MIDSLNQVSLFAAFSAGLLSFVSPCVLPLVPSYVSYITGLSLEQLTDAAERHRLRKSIMVNSLLFIAGFSTVFIAFGASASFIGQVMYEYQDIIRKIGAVFIIIFGLYMVGLLKLNFLMTEHHLVQFDKRPVGYVGSFLIGTAFAAAWTPCVGPILGAILAYASTTESMQDGIMLLASYSLGLGLPLFITAFSVDSFLNYFKKARLYLRGVSVVGGSFLILAGVLIYGDSLTRITSFLERNGIGWYIGQ; encoded by the coding sequence ATGATCGATTCACTCAATCAGGTTTCGCTGTTTGCAGCATTTAGTGCGGGGCTATTGTCGTTCGTTTCCCCCTGCGTGTTGCCGCTTGTTCCGTCTTACGTGTCCTATATCACTGGTCTATCCCTTGAACAATTAACCGACGCTGCGGAACGCCATCGATTGCGAAAATCTATTATGGTGAACTCCTTGCTGTTTATCGCGGGATTTTCAACGGTCTTTATTGCGTTTGGAGCCTCCGCGAGTTTCATTGGTCAAGTTATGTACGAATACCAAGATATCATTCGAAAAATCGGGGCCGTGTTCATTATTATTTTTGGGCTGTATATGGTTGGTCTGTTGAAATTGAACTTTCTGATGACCGAACATCACTTGGTCCAATTTGACAAGCGCCCCGTGGGATATGTGGGATCGTTTTTAATAGGCACGGCCTTTGCGGCGGCCTGGACTCCCTGTGTGGGGCCCATCCTTGGTGCTATTCTGGCTTACGCCAGCACTACCGAATCCATGCAAGATGGCATTATGTTGTTGGCTTCCTATTCTTTAGGCCTTGGCTTACCACTCTTCATTACGGCGTTTAGCGTGGATAGTTTTTTGAACTATTTTAAAAAGGCCCGCTTGTATCTTCGAGGAGTTTCGGTGGTCGGTGGATCCTTTTTGATTTTGGCTGGAGTACTCATTTATGGCGACTCCCTCACCCGAATTACCAGCTTTCTTGAGCGGAATGGCATCGGTTGGTATATCGGACAGTAA
- a CDS encoding TlpA disulfide reductase family protein codes for MRHSWVLLLFAMVLGVGCDSGLTESPPDPEAGQTVAFQKSRPTIGAPAEEFTLIDLEGKWLSLADYKGKVVLLNFWATWCGPCRVEMPSMEIVYKDLKDQGFEILAISSDHQGSVITRPFVEAKALTFPILHDADYRVSGAYGIRTLPMSYLIDRQGTLRHRVFGARDWNSPEARELIQNLLDAS; via the coding sequence ATGAGGCATTCATGGGTTCTTTTATTGTTCGCAATGGTCTTGGGAGTCGGGTGTGATTCTGGGTTGACGGAAAGTCCTCCCGATCCAGAAGCGGGCCAGACTGTAGCGTTTCAAAAATCTCGTCCCACTATTGGAGCGCCTGCGGAAGAGTTCACGCTGATTGACCTTGAAGGAAAGTGGCTATCCCTTGCGGATTATAAGGGCAAAGTCGTCCTTCTGAATTTTTGGGCGACCTGGTGTGGTCCCTGCCGGGTGGAAATGCCTAGCATGGAGATTGTGTACAAGGATTTGAAGGACCAAGGTTTCGAAATTTTAGCGATTTCCTCAGATCATCAAGGCAGCGTGATTACGCGACCATTTGTGGAAGCCAAGGCGCTTACCTTTCCCATTCTCCACGATGCGGACTATCGTGTGAGTGGCGCGTATGGCATTCGCACCTTGCCTATGAGTTATTTGATTGATCGTCAAGGCACTCTTCGTCACCGTGTGTTTGGCGCACGTGATTGGAATAGTCCAGAAGCTCGGGAATTAATTCAAAATTTGTTGGATGCGTCGTAA
- the ccmA gene encoding heme ABC exporter ATP-binding protein CcmA: protein MTAISCHNISKFYGHYEVLHNLCLTIQEGECFSLFGPNGAGKTTLLKILATLQRPSDGKYQILGLDGLKEKEAIRFHMMFLAHGAHLYEDLDARENLQFSLALRGQCPGEREMKLALDRVGIGAFAEMKVRNYSAGMKKRLALAKAMLAKPKVLLLDEPFTALDTTGTEIMREYIRERLSDNAAVLMSTHDHDKARPITSRAGMLRQGTLQEISIEALKSDDLF, encoded by the coding sequence ATGACCGCCATCTCATGCCATAACATCAGTAAATTCTATGGGCATTATGAGGTGCTTCACAATCTTTGCCTCACGATTCAGGAAGGCGAGTGCTTTTCCCTATTCGGCCCAAATGGCGCTGGTAAAACAACGTTGCTCAAAATCCTGGCAACCCTTCAACGCCCCAGTGACGGAAAGTATCAAATTCTAGGCCTGGATGGGCTAAAGGAAAAAGAAGCTATTCGATTCCATATGATGTTTTTAGCTCATGGAGCACACCTCTACGAGGATTTGGATGCGCGCGAGAATTTACAATTCTCTCTTGCCTTGCGTGGACAATGCCCAGGCGAACGCGAGATGAAGCTGGCATTGGATCGTGTGGGAATAGGAGCGTTTGCCGAGATGAAAGTGCGAAATTATTCGGCAGGCATGAAAAAACGGTTGGCGCTAGCCAAAGCGATGTTAGCCAAACCCAAAGTCTTACTGCTGGATGAACCCTTTACCGCCCTCGACACCACGGGCACGGAAATCATGCGCGAGTATATTCGGGAACGGTTATCCGACAATGCCGCGGTTCTGATGTCCACCCATGACCATGATAAAGCCCGTCCCATTACCAGCCGCGCTGGCATGCTTCGCCAAGGGACCCTTCAGGAAATTTCAATCGAGGCGCTCAAATCCGATGACCTTTTTTAA
- a CDS encoding heme exporter protein CcmB, whose protein sequence is MTFFNVIRWIVWKDLVTELRSRETISSMVFFALIVILIFSFSFSMDQQAAREVIAGIIWVAFAFTGIIGLGKSFSAELQNDCLEALQMVPESKGAIYLGKVAANFLFMFVVEILLFPMFVIFFNLDVVEEISLLLLIFFLATVGLSAVGTLFSALTVQIRAREVMLPILLLPLVVPVMIAAVEATKGALNGSPLPIYSQWLELLAIFDVIFTVVSFWMFEFVMDN, encoded by the coding sequence ATGACCTTTTTTAACGTCATCCGCTGGATTGTGTGGAAGGACCTGGTCACCGAGCTGCGAAGCCGAGAGACCATTTCATCAATGGTATTCTTCGCGCTGATCGTAATCCTCATTTTTAGTTTTAGCTTTTCCATGGACCAGCAGGCCGCCCGTGAGGTCATTGCAGGTATTATCTGGGTAGCCTTCGCCTTCACTGGCATTATCGGTTTGGGCAAATCATTTTCCGCCGAATTGCAAAATGACTGCTTGGAAGCCCTGCAAATGGTGCCTGAATCCAAAGGGGCCATTTACCTGGGCAAGGTCGCCGCGAATTTCCTGTTTATGTTTGTAGTGGAAATCCTTTTGTTTCCAATGTTTGTGATCTTTTTCAATTTGGACGTCGTTGAAGAGATTTCGCTCCTTCTGTTAATATTTTTCTTAGCCACAGTGGGTCTTAGCGCCGTTGGGACGCTGTTCTCGGCCTTGACGGTTCAAATTCGGGCTCGTGAAGTGATGCTTCCGATTTTACTCCTTCCCCTGGTGGTCCCGGTGATGATCGCCGCGGTTGAGGCCACGAAGGGCGCCCTCAATGGCTCCCCCCTGCCCATATACAGTCAATGGCTTGAGCTACTCGCCATTTTTGATGTGATTTTTACGGTCGTGTCCTTTTGGATGTTTGAATTTGTGATGGATAATTAA
- the ccmC gene encoding heme ABC transporter permease CcmC, with amino-acid sequence MIIHRVIRKVQRFQGWFGGSAALCIMAGLYLGLIGSPPDYYQGEIVRIMYVHVPLAHTSLFAYIVLSIGSIWYLWKRDPIVDNMCHAVAALGAMFTTLALATGMIWGKPTWNTWWTWDARLTSYTVMLLILIGYLMLRTFIDDSEKEARYAAVLAILGLVDLPIIHYSVEWWRTLHQPQSISMRGVSISSGILIPLLFMSIGMSLLFSYMLMVRTQLLYLDRLLHAKKGRLMSQFHMSKTDS; translated from the coding sequence ATGATCATTCATCGAGTCATACGAAAAGTTCAACGCTTCCAGGGCTGGTTCGGTGGGAGCGCGGCCCTGTGTATTATGGCGGGGCTCTACCTAGGACTCATTGGTTCTCCGCCTGATTACTATCAGGGCGAGATTGTTCGGATAATGTATGTGCATGTGCCCTTGGCCCATACCTCGCTTTTTGCGTATATCGTCTTATCAATCGGTAGCATCTGGTATTTATGGAAACGTGACCCCATCGTCGACAACATGTGTCACGCGGTGGCCGCCCTCGGTGCAATGTTTACCACGTTGGCCCTGGCCACAGGGATGATTTGGGGAAAACCCACCTGGAATACCTGGTGGACCTGGGATGCGCGCCTCACATCGTACACCGTCATGTTGCTGATTTTGATTGGGTATTTAATGCTTCGCACGTTTATCGACGATTCTGAAAAGGAAGCGCGGTATGCGGCGGTGTTGGCCATTCTTGGATTGGTGGATTTGCCGATCATTCACTATTCCGTGGAATGGTGGCGGACGTTGCATCAACCGCAATCGATTTCCATGCGAGGTGTGAGCATTTCATCGGGAATTTTGATTCCGCTCCTTTTTATGAGCATTGGAATGTCTCTTTTGTTTTCGTACATGTTGATGGTCCGGACACAATTATTGTATTTGGACCGCCTGTTGCACGCCAAAAAGGGGCGGCTCATGAGCCAGTTTCACATGTCGAAAACCGACTCATGA
- a CDS encoding cytochrome c maturation protein CcmE, with protein sequence MTSLYVRWIVVLIVAVVLSILTFSHYQKHLATLSPSQVKTQGLTQEVRVLGMVRGGTLAGKVDAGDATFELVEDEVTIPVHYLGPPPDNLRELKTLILIGKWNPSDNIFEARDIGLVTNYGFVIGAYLIGLIPLALFLFVMSRRVGLLYEEIKASKLYQEE encoded by the coding sequence ATGACCAGTTTGTATGTTCGTTGGATCGTTGTATTGATTGTGGCTGTCGTATTAAGCATTTTAACTTTCAGTCACTATCAAAAACATTTGGCGACTTTGTCGCCTTCGCAAGTCAAGACGCAAGGCTTAACCCAAGAGGTTCGGGTTTTGGGTATGGTGCGCGGCGGAACCTTGGCCGGAAAGGTCGATGCTGGAGACGCGACGTTTGAATTGGTTGAAGACGAAGTGACTATTCCCGTTCACTATTTGGGGCCGCCCCCGGATAATCTCAGAGAGCTGAAGACGCTTATCTTGATTGGAAAATGGAATCCTTCTGATAACATTTTTGAAGCTCGCGATATCGGGTTAGTGACGAATTATGGATTTGTGATAGGAGCGTACTTGATCGGGCTCATTCCTCTGGCGCTGTTTCTGTTTGTCATGAGTCGACGTGTAGGCCTGTTATATGAAGAAATTAAAGCATCCAAACTTTATCAGGAAGAATAA
- the ccmE gene encoding cytochrome c maturation protein CcmE, with translation MGSKNKKIGIIVSLLLVGGALAYLALGNFGENLVYFFTPSEVKAFSADYYQKKVRVGGMVVEGSMKAYADRLGLTFELTDGEATIPVTFEGIPPDLFKEGQGAVVEGYWTGQHQFQSNLIMAKHSEDYMPIELKRAGVELPRKDFMKSLVQ, from the coding sequence ATGGGATCGAAAAATAAAAAAATCGGGATCATTGTCAGCCTCCTACTAGTTGGCGGGGCTTTAGCCTATCTCGCCCTTGGAAACTTCGGGGAAAATCTGGTGTATTTTTTTACGCCCTCCGAAGTCAAAGCCTTTTCGGCGGATTACTATCAGAAAAAAGTCCGCGTGGGGGGCATGGTTGTGGAAGGCAGCATGAAAGCCTATGCTGACCGCCTAGGTCTGACCTTTGAGCTCACCGATGGTGAAGCCACGATTCCTGTAACCTTTGAGGGCATTCCGCCAGATCTCTTTAAGGAAGGCCAGGGCGCAGTGGTCGAAGGGTACTGGACTGGACAACATCAATTTCAATCCAATCTTATCATGGCGAAACATTCCGAAGATTACATGCCTATTGAGTTAAAACGCGCCGGCGTGGAACTGCCTCGCAAGGATTTCATGAAATCCCTGGTTCAATAG
- a CDS encoding heme lyase CcmF/NrfE family subunit yields the protein MIIEIGHFSVVIALVLSAFGIVSSFLALQTRNVDWVRVGRISLTLIFILLSIGMASLIYSFLVRDFSVHYVAATSNSKLPLFYTVAAVWGGHEGSLLLWVFILSAFSTIAVWLHWRTQPAIMPYLIGMECLVIMGFLLLILFLSSPFDRLIPTPADGKDLNPLLQDPAMVMHPPMLYMGYVGFSIPFSFAMAALFSGRLGEEWIKVTQRWTIFAWLCLTTGILMGGYWAYYELGWGGYWGWDPVENASFMPWLVGTAFLHSVMVQEKRKMFKVWNLFLIIVTFSLSLIGTFLVRSGVLTSVHTFATDPERGLYILIFVATVIGIAFGALILRAHKLKSQVEMDSMVSRESVFLFNNLFFLVAAATVFLGTLYPLMVETWQGSKVTVGPPYYNTVFMPVALGLLFMMGVGPYIPWRKASQASLKKNFLIPLGLGLVSTIVLFSLGIRSVFALAGTFVVGFAGAAIAIDFGKISTLYSRRESVSLLKGALSAFTSNQRRYSGLLTHVGVLVLVVGIIASTVYQTEKVVSLKVGDEFVIDDYRMKLERIHEVRGKNWSAQEGVFEVYEGNNLLTKLRPQKRVYDASQTPTTESAIYAKNMGHIFLTMPDVSPDGVAVARGVINPLILWVWGGGGIMGLGVLLNIFRPRKRDE from the coding sequence ATGATCATCGAAATCGGACATTTTTCCGTTGTCATTGCTCTTGTGCTCTCCGCGTTTGGAATTGTCTCGTCATTTCTGGCACTCCAAACACGCAATGTGGATTGGGTACGTGTGGGCCGCATATCCCTCACGCTGATCTTTATCCTCCTGTCCATTGGCATGGCCTCGTTGATTTATTCCTTCTTGGTTCGTGATTTTTCGGTCCACTACGTTGCTGCGACGTCAAACTCAAAACTTCCCTTGTTTTACACCGTCGCTGCCGTCTGGGGTGGTCATGAGGGCTCATTACTCTTGTGGGTCTTTATTTTGTCTGCGTTTAGTACGATCGCCGTTTGGCTCCATTGGCGCACCCAACCAGCCATCATGCCCTATCTGATTGGAATGGAATGTTTGGTAATCATGGGCTTCCTGCTCTTGATTCTCTTTCTCTCAAGTCCATTTGACCGGCTCATCCCGACTCCCGCAGATGGCAAAGACTTAAACCCCTTGCTCCAAGACCCTGCCATGGTCATGCATCCACCGATGCTGTACATGGGCTACGTGGGCTTCTCGATTCCCTTTTCCTTTGCCATGGCCGCCTTGTTCTCTGGTCGGCTGGGAGAAGAATGGATCAAAGTCACTCAACGCTGGACGATCTTTGCGTGGTTGTGTCTTACCACCGGAATTTTAATGGGCGGCTATTGGGCCTATTATGAATTAGGATGGGGCGGCTATTGGGGATGGGACCCTGTTGAGAATGCCTCATTTATGCCATGGCTCGTGGGGACGGCATTCCTGCATTCCGTGATGGTTCAAGAAAAGCGGAAGATGTTTAAGGTGTGGAATCTCTTCCTCATCATCGTCACCTTTTCGCTCTCGTTGATTGGAACGTTCTTGGTACGCAGCGGTGTTCTCACGTCGGTTCATACCTTCGCCACTGACCCTGAGCGCGGATTGTATATTTTAATTTTTGTGGCCACCGTGATTGGCATTGCTTTTGGTGCGCTAATCCTGCGTGCTCACAAACTAAAGAGTCAGGTCGAAATGGACTCCATGGTGTCACGGGAGTCGGTATTTCTTTTCAATAATTTATTTTTCTTAGTTGCAGCGGCCACGGTCTTTTTGGGCACTCTCTATCCACTCATGGTTGAGACCTGGCAAGGATCAAAAGTTACGGTTGGGCCTCCGTATTACAACACGGTATTTATGCCTGTGGCCCTTGGACTCTTGTTTATGATGGGAGTCGGCCCCTATATTCCTTGGCGAAAGGCCTCACAAGCCAGCTTAAAGAAAAACTTTCTGATACCACTAGGCCTTGGATTAGTCTCCACCATTGTGCTGTTCTCTTTAGGTATTCGAAGCGTTTTTGCGTTGGCGGGCACGTTTGTCGTGGGTTTTGCCGGGGCTGCCATTGCCATCGACTTTGGAAAAATTTCGACACTGTATTCGCGACGAGAATCTGTCAGCCTCTTGAAGGGGGCGTTGTCGGCATTTACATCCAATCAACGCCGATACTCTGGACTCCTGACCCATGTCGGCGTACTCGTACTGGTCGTAGGCATTATTGCGTCAACCGTTTATCAAACAGAAAAAGTGGTTTCCCTCAAAGTCGGTGATGAGTTCGTCATCGATGATTATCGAATGAAGCTCGAACGCATCCACGAAGTGCGAGGAAAAAACTGGAGTGCCCAAGAAGGCGTGTTTGAAGTGTACGAAGGCAATAACTTACTCACGAAGTTACGGCCCCAGAAACGCGTGTACGATGCGTCCCAAACCCCTACCACCGAATCGGCCATCTACGCCAAAAACATGGGACATATTTTTCTTACCATGCCGGATGTTTCTCCCGATGGCGTGGCTGTGGCTCGAGGCGTGATTAATCCCTTAATCCTTTGGGTATGGGGCGGCGGGGGCATCATGGGTTTGGGTGTGCTTTTAAACATTTTTCGTCCACGAAAACGTGACGAATAA
- a CDS encoding TlpA family protein disulfide reductase yields MTRTTQITILVVLLGLLSLFYQGLWGDPRHIPPVLVGTQAPVFEGPDVESDQHLSSEQFKGKVILVNFWASWCQECKVEHENLLRLYEEFKDHPEFVMLGINYQDELPKARAYLKQHGSSFPHVRDVKGALAIDFGVYGVPETFVIDQQGVIRHKWIGPIVGDVYTNLTKNILTPLLNGPNPTI; encoded by the coding sequence ATGACGCGCACGACACAAATCACCATCCTCGTGGTTCTCCTAGGCCTCCTGTCATTGTTTTATCAAGGGCTGTGGGGCGATCCACGACATATTCCTCCAGTACTCGTGGGCACACAAGCTCCGGTATTTGAAGGGCCCGATGTTGAATCTGACCAACACCTTTCTTCAGAGCAATTCAAAGGCAAAGTGATTCTCGTGAACTTCTGGGCTTCCTGGTGCCAAGAATGCAAAGTCGAACATGAAAATTTGTTGAGACTTTACGAGGAATTTAAAGATCATCCTGAGTTTGTCATGCTCGGCATTAACTACCAGGACGAATTACCCAAAGCCCGCGCTTATTTGAAACAACACGGGTCGAGCTTCCCCCATGTGCGTGATGTGAAAGGCGCTTTAGCCATCGACTTCGGTGTGTACGGAGTGCCGGAAACGTTCGTCATCGACCAACAGGGCGTGATTCGCCATAAATGGATTGGCCCAATCGTGGGCGACGTCTATACCAATCTGACGAAAAACATTTTGACGCCATTATTGAATGGGCCAAACCCTACGATCTAA
- a CDS encoding cytochrome c-type biogenesis protein, translating to MSRLLPIIILLCITFPIQGMAEIVEESEIDEKVREIAKNLRCTVCQTENIWESGAPLAHQMREAVRERVIQGQSAEEILKYFHSRYGDYIMMEPPKHGYNWLIWLAPFLLLLGGGILLAKEIKSWVTRTPAPPTEIPPPLDEKSRRRIEQELQP from the coding sequence ATGTCTCGCTTACTGCCCATCATCATCCTGCTGTGCATCACCTTCCCTATTCAGGGCATGGCGGAAATCGTGGAAGAATCAGAGATCGATGAAAAGGTTCGAGAGATTGCGAAGAACCTGCGTTGTACCGTGTGTCAAACCGAAAACATTTGGGAATCCGGCGCCCCCTTGGCTCACCAAATGCGGGAAGCGGTCCGGGAACGAGTGATCCAAGGCCAATCGGCTGAAGAAATTCTTAAATACTTTCACAGCCGCTACGGCGACTACATCATGATGGAACCGCCCAAACATGGATACAATTGGCTGATCTGGTTGGCCCCATTTCTTTTGCTCCTTGGCGGTGGAATCTTATTGGCAAAAGAAATCAAAAGTTGGGTCACCCGAACCCCGGCACCGCCAACCGAAATCCCTCCACCTCTTGATGAAAAATCCCGACGCCGCATTGAACAAGAACTACAACCGTAA
- the ccmI gene encoding c-type cytochrome biogenesis protein CcmI encodes MSIIFVIACVTILIGVILAVSSPFWTKDPNTPDLISQEAAEDQERADLAVEREVLRQSLQELDVELAQGRLEPEDYERLKATDERRLIGVLDRLEALATSSAQVSPSDEATTRGNAWGPAIAASLIVLVLSVGIYSFLQWRTINRLVEVQAEMMAGQQPAPDPREMVARLEARLKENPDDVQGQMMAGRSYMALDRIDDATKAYKKVLELDARNHEAHYNLGVIMIEERKFDDPKIFKAALKHFDTVLVDLPNQPGVNWYKGLALWYLKRYRETEEYWATAHKNLQPGSQDAEYVKQALAKLRQGETPF; translated from the coding sequence ATGTCGATTATTTTTGTCATTGCCTGTGTCACGATTCTTATCGGGGTCATCCTTGCGGTGTCTTCCCCGTTTTGGACGAAAGACCCCAACACGCCAGACCTGATTAGCCAGGAAGCTGCCGAAGATCAAGAACGAGCCGACCTTGCCGTGGAACGGGAAGTCCTGCGCCAATCACTCCAAGAACTCGATGTGGAACTCGCACAAGGCCGATTGGAACCAGAAGATTATGAGCGGCTAAAAGCCACGGACGAACGGCGCTTAATTGGGGTGCTGGACCGGCTCGAGGCCTTAGCGACATCGAGCGCACAAGTGTCACCAAGTGATGAAGCCACGACACGCGGGAACGCATGGGGGCCAGCTATTGCGGCCAGCCTCATAGTGCTGGTTTTATCAGTTGGGATTTATAGCTTCCTACAATGGCGCACCATCAATCGGCTGGTCGAGGTACAAGCTGAGATGATGGCAGGCCAACAACCAGCCCCAGACCCACGGGAAATGGTGGCCCGATTGGAAGCCCGGCTCAAAGAAAACCCAGACGATGTGCAAGGCCAAATGATGGCCGGTCGATCCTACATGGCCTTGGACCGTATCGACGATGCCACCAAAGCTTATAAAAAAGTCTTAGAGTTGGATGCGCGAAATCATGAGGCACATTACAACTTGGGTGTGATCATGATCGAAGAACGCAAGTTTGACGATCCCAAAATTTTTAAAGCCGCGCTCAAACATTTCGACACCGTATTAGTCGACTTGCCTAATCAACCCGGTGTGAACTGGTACAAAGGCTTGGCCCTGTGGTACTTGAAACGCTATCGCGAAACCGAAGAATACTGGGCCACCGCCCATAAAAATCTCCAACCCGGCAGCCAAGACGCCGAGTATGTCAAACAAGCCCTCGCCAAACTCCGCCAAGGCGAAACGCCGTTTTAA
- a CDS encoding DUF3015 domain-containing protein: protein MTKARIALCVGLLTILGQAGLVMAANPDSGPGCGLGKLAWSDYPNQKNIAPQVMMATTNGTFGSQTFGISSGTSGCTNDGQIMAEHKVNVFAASNYENLSQEMAQGQGEHLASLATLMGVPAEDQPAFFAMAQDRYTNMAQTGNPEPEAIVAALHQGLNQNSISAQSSLHR, encoded by the coding sequence ATGACAAAAGCAAGGATTGCTTTGTGTGTTGGATTATTAACGATCCTGGGCCAAGCAGGATTGGTGATGGCAGCAAATCCAGATTCTGGGCCTGGCTGTGGATTAGGGAAATTGGCTTGGTCAGACTACCCCAATCAAAAGAACATCGCACCACAGGTCATGATGGCCACGACCAATGGCACGTTTGGCAGCCAGACCTTTGGGATTAGCTCTGGGACATCTGGTTGTACCAATGACGGACAGATCATGGCCGAACACAAAGTTAATGTATTCGCCGCCTCAAATTACGAAAATTTATCCCAAGAAATGGCTCAAGGTCAGGGTGAGCATCTGGCCTCGTTAGCCACGTTGATGGGTGTCCCTGCCGAAGATCAACCAGCATTTTTTGCCATGGCACAGGATCGCTACACCAATATGGCACAAACTGGCAATCCCGAGCCTGAGGCTATTGTTGCCGCACTTCATCAAGGGTTGAATCAAAATTCAATCTCGGCTCAATCTTCTCTTCATCGTTAA